Proteins co-encoded in one Strix uralensis isolate ZFMK-TIS-50842 chromosome 2, bStrUra1, whole genome shotgun sequence genomic window:
- the LOC141940048 gene encoding cell surface glycoprotein CD200 receptor 1-B-like, with protein sequence MGSSQQAGWCKKPTSSTNARATLEAVRKTMDTIVLLTIAVVTGATGNNRVTVTVGSSSVLTCSPKSNITMVTWKINPKVGGSCTLGYRADQNKTDRTNCSDSINWKLRPDWDPTLEIRQVEIAHEGDYTCEVIATDGNFHKTHHLTVLAPPRLTLYCDGHGVPVCEAAAGKPPAQISWALESTSTPKEDAHDNGTVTVLSKFTALSTNRTNTTCIVSHPAGNQSKSIACRPSENITCHLCCVIFSLASLLVLLFLLAVFHLYTFCDSRTMRNQ encoded by the exons ATGGGGAGCTCACAGCAAGCTGGATGGTGCAAGAAACCCACATCATCCACAAATGCAAGAGCTACTTTGGAAGCTGTCAGGAAGACCATGGACACCATTGTTCTGCTCACCATCGCTGTGGTCACAGGAGCTACAG gGAACAACAGAGTGACAGTGACAGTAGGTAGCAGCTCTGTGCTGACCTGCTCTCCCAAATCAAATATAACTATGGTAACATGGAAAATAAACCCCAAGGTTGGAGGGTCCTGCACCTTGGGGTACAGGGCTGATCAGAACAAGACAGACAGAACAAACTGCAGTGACAGCATCAACTGGAAACTCAGACCAGATTGGGATCCCACCCTTGAGATACGGCAAGTGGAAATAGCTCACGAGGGAGATTACACCTGCGAAGTCATAGCAACAGATGGGAATTTCCACAAGACGCACCACCTGACCGTGCTGG CCCCCCCGAGGCTGACCCTGTACTGTGATGGCCATGGGGTCCCCGTGTGcgaggcagcagcagggaagccACCTGCTCAGATCTCATGGGCCCTGGAGAGCACCTCCACCCCCAAGGAAGATGCCCATGACAACGGGACAGTGACTGTTCTCAGCAAGTTCACAGCACTCAGCACCAACAGGACTAATACCACCTGCATTGTGTCCCACCCAGCTGGGAACCAGAGCAAGTCCATAGCCTGTCGTCCCTCGG AGAATATTACATGCCATCTTTGCTGTGTCATCTTCAGCCTTGCTAGTCTCCTGGTCCTACTCTTTCTGCTTGCTGTATTTCATCTCTACACCTTCTGTGATAGCAG GACAATGAGAAACCAGTAG
- the GTPBP8 gene encoding GTP-binding protein 8 isoform X2, with protein MLVPRAGGGTGRSPPALAALSQVLRLERSRRIGVVFPLQKLERYVAPGTDTARFHLFQPGLAALQRAEAFFRSDRHHLIDYVCFIGRSNVGKSSLIRALFSLSPEVEVRVSKTPGHTKKMNFFKVGKYFTLVDMPGYGYRAPQDFVEMVEAYLQERHNLKRTFLLVDGVVGLQKTDHIAVEMLEEFGIPYVMVLTKIDRASKGLLLKNVLEIQEFVKGKTQGCFPQLFLVSSLKFSGVHLLRCFVAHVTGNLPAVEVS; from the exons ATGTTGGTGCCGCGAGCGGGCGGCGGGACGGGCCGTTCCCCGCCGGCCTTGGCCGCCCTGTCCCAGGTGCTGCGTCTGGAGCGGAGCCGCCGCATCGGCGTCGTGTTCCCGCTGCAGAAGCTGGAGCGCTACGTGGCGCCCGGCACCGACACGGCGCGGTTCCACCTCTTCCAGCCCGGCCTGGCCGCCCTGCAGCGGGCCGAGGCGTTCTTCAGGTCCGACCGCCACCACCTCATCGACTAC GTGTGCTTCATCGGCCGAAGCAATGTGGGGAAATCCTCCTTAATCCGGGCCTTGTTCTCGCTGTCTCCAGAAGTGGAGGTCAGAGTGTCAAAAACTCCG GGCCACACCAAGAAGATGAATTTCTTCAAAGTAGGGAAGTACTTTACTCTGGTGGATATGCCGGGATATGGCTACCGTGCCCCGCAAGACTTTGTGGAGATGGTGGAGGCCTATCTGCAGGAACGGCACAA CTTGAAGAGGACTTTTCTATTAGTTGATGGTGTAGTAGGACTCCAGAAAACAGATCATATTGCAGTAGAGATGCTGGAAGAGTTTGGGATTCCTTACGTG ATGGTGTTAACAAAAATTGACCGAGCTTCCAAAGGGCTGTTGTTAAAGAATGTACTGGAGATCCAGGAGTTTGTAAAGGGGAAGACTCAGGGATGCTTTCCTCAGCTATTCCTGGTCAG TTCTCTGAAGTTTTCGGGGGTTCACTTGCTGAGGTGTTTTGTAGCCCATGTTACTGGAAACCTGCCTGCTGTAGAGGTCAGCTGA
- the GTPBP8 gene encoding GTP-binding protein 8 isoform X1, which produces MLVPRAGGGTGRSPPALAALSQVLRLERSRRIGVVFPLQKLERYVAPGTDTARFHLFQPGLAALQRAEAFFRSDRHHLIDYVSSAVRMAHAPPPALPEVCFIGRSNVGKSSLIRALFSLSPEVEVRVSKTPGHTKKMNFFKVGKYFTLVDMPGYGYRAPQDFVEMVEAYLQERHNLKRTFLLVDGVVGLQKTDHIAVEMLEEFGIPYVMVLTKIDRASKGLLLKNVLEIQEFVKGKTQGCFPQLFLVSSLKFSGVHLLRCFVAHVTGNLPAVEVS; this is translated from the exons ATGTTGGTGCCGCGAGCGGGCGGCGGGACGGGCCGTTCCCCGCCGGCCTTGGCCGCCCTGTCCCAGGTGCTGCGTCTGGAGCGGAGCCGCCGCATCGGCGTCGTGTTCCCGCTGCAGAAGCTGGAGCGCTACGTGGCGCCCGGCACCGACACGGCGCGGTTCCACCTCTTCCAGCCCGGCCTGGCCGCCCTGCAGCGGGCCGAGGCGTTCTTCAGGTCCGACCGCCACCACCTCATCGACTACGTGAGCTCCGCCGTCCGCATGGCCcacgccccgccgccggccctgcccgaG GTGTGCTTCATCGGCCGAAGCAATGTGGGGAAATCCTCCTTAATCCGGGCCTTGTTCTCGCTGTCTCCAGAAGTGGAGGTCAGAGTGTCAAAAACTCCG GGCCACACCAAGAAGATGAATTTCTTCAAAGTAGGGAAGTACTTTACTCTGGTGGATATGCCGGGATATGGCTACCGTGCCCCGCAAGACTTTGTGGAGATGGTGGAGGCCTATCTGCAGGAACGGCACAA CTTGAAGAGGACTTTTCTATTAGTTGATGGTGTAGTAGGACTCCAGAAAACAGATCATATTGCAGTAGAGATGCTGGAAGAGTTTGGGATTCCTTACGTG ATGGTGTTAACAAAAATTGACCGAGCTTCCAAAGGGCTGTTGTTAAAGAATGTACTGGAGATCCAGGAGTTTGTAAAGGGGAAGACTCAGGGATGCTTTCCTCAGCTATTCCTGGTCAG TTCTCTGAAGTTTTCGGGGGTTCACTTGCTGAGGTGTTTTGTAGCCCATGTTACTGGAAACCTGCCTGCTGTAGAGGTCAGCTGA